Genomic DNA from Gemmatimonadota bacterium:
GGTGTACGCGAGATCGAGCCGCAGGCGAGGCACCGATGCCCTTTGTGTCCCTCAGGCGCTCGTCCCTCCCGGCCGCGGCCCGTCGATTCCAAGTCCTCGCATCCAATCCCGGAACGCCAGCAGCGCGTCCCGGTCCCACTGCAGTCCGGCGGTCCTCCGCTCCTCCGCAGGTGGCCGTGCTGGGCTCCGGTAGGCGGCGAGGGCCGCGTCCACCGTGGGGCGGTGCGCGGGCGGGACGTGGTCTAGCGCCCACTGGCCGGCGCCCTCCTTGCTCGGCACCAGACCGGGCCAGGCCCCGGCCCGCACCATGAGGATCCTGCAGCAGTTGAGCACCGCGTAGAACGGACTCACCAGGATGTTCTCCGCCTTGAGGAGCCACTCGAGATCGGCGAGCACCGCCGCCTCGAAGTGGGCCGGGGCCACGGCGCCAAACACCGCGTGGACCGGAGGTCCCAGGAGCGCCACTCCGGACTCGCGCACGGACTGGAAATGCGCGGAGAGGTCGGGATCCACCCGCTGTCGCGCCCAGTCGAACGTGCTGTCGAGGATCTGCGCAACGTGTTCGTCTCCGTAGTGCACCTCGTACGGCACTGGATACATCGGGCGCGCGGCCGCGTCCCGGGTGACGACGCTCAGCTCGAGGCCGCCCACCGTCGGACGTCGGCGGCCGGAGACTTCGGCCAACGTGAGACCGAGGTCGCGCCGTACATCGGGAGGGAGGCTGCCTGCGCTCACCACCAACACGTCCACGTCGCTCTTGGGAGGGTGATAGCTGCCCTGAGCCAGCGAACCGTGTACGTACAACCCCACCAGCCGACTCCCGAGCGCCGAACGCACCGCATCCTGGACGTCGCCGATCCACGCCCGAACCAGGCGGTCACAGGTTTCCAGCGACTGGCCGCGTTCGGTCTCCATGGCTCCTTGCGGGTCGGGCGGGCACCGCAGCGTCCGCAGGCATTTGGCTTGGCGCACCGTACGGCGGCAGCGCAGCGGTGCTTACCCGCGTCCCCCTCGTCGCACGGTGCGGGGGGAATGTAGCTTCGTTCATGTCAAGCCAAGAACGCGGGTCCGCGATGGCTGGCCGACTGGGACTTCAGGTCCTCATCGGCGGAGCAC
This window encodes:
- a CDS encoding DUF4111 domain-containing protein; translation: METERGQSLETCDRLVRAWIGDVQDAVRSALGSRLVGLYVHGSLAQGSYHPPKSDVDVLVVSAGSLPPDVRRDLGLTLAEVSGRRRPTVGGLELSVVTRDAAARPMYPVPYEVHYGDEHVAQILDSTFDWARQRVDPDLSAHFQSVRESGVALLGPPVHAVFGAVAPAHFEAAVLADLEWLLKAENILVSPFYAVLNCCRILMVRAGAWPGLVPSKEGAGQWALDHVPPAHRPTVDAALAAYRSPARPPAEERRTAGLQWDRDALLAFRDWMRGLGIDGPRPGGTSA